The DNA segment TTTGTGACGGAGTAATCCGCACGGTCTTGTTGCAATTCGATGAGAATGGGACTCGAAGCGTCGAAGTCCACGTAGCTATTCGTGACTCCGAAACCGACGAGAACGAAGGTTGGGTATGCGTTCGCATTGTGGTACGAGGTGTCTCGGATTTCGGAGTCCGAGAAAGCTCACGCACACCGATTCAGGTGCTTTCGCAGGGCATCCATCTTCTGTGTGTTGCAAACCGGGTCGGCATTGAATTTGGTGGTGCAATCGACCGCCCCGAGTCGTTTGAGGCATTCCATTCGTCCGATGGATTCGCAATCGGACGAGATGTTGAATTTTATGTGGAAGCCTATTGATTCATTGTTTGATCTGTGGAAAAAGGTGTCAGGACTGAATGGCACTGTTAAAACCAAGCCCACGCGTAAGTTGATCTTAGCTTGAGCCGGAATTCTTTTTATCCCCGACCAAGCTTGAGAAAAAAGTGCCAGGGCTCTTTCCCCCTTCTCCTCAGGTGCCCTGCAGCTAACGATCGCTGGTAACTACATTGGCACCAACCAAGCGGGGACTGCGGCAATCTGCAACGAGACTGGTGTGCATCTTACTGATGGGGTGGCAAACGCCCTGCTTGGTACCAATGCCGATGGTGTTAGCGACGATCTGGAAAAGAACATCATCAGTGGAAACACGAACTACGGCGTCCGCCTTCATGCCGACGGGTGGCACTGGCGAATGAAACCTCTCTGTGTGCCACGGTGCCTCTGGCCCGTGTCTTTGATGCACCAGTTACACCGTCTACCAGTACGACTATCGCAACCGCCTGGTCAGCGTGACTGACTTCAATGTTTCGGACGTCAAGCAGCAGCAGGTGGCTTATACGTACGACCTGTTCAACCGGCTGATTGGGTGAGAGCTTGATAGCGACGGGAATGGCACCGTCGACAAGGTTGGCCAATGGCGACCTGAGCGACACGACCAGCGTCGCCAACCGAATCGTAGAAGAACCGCATTCGGCCCATGGTTGGGGTAAATTCGCGGGGGCGTTTGGAGTAGAAACTCTTCCTGGACTGGGATCTCCAAGCATGCGGAATGGGCGGAACTATTCGGTAAAGGCGTCAATGCCGCAGACAAGGCGGCTGATACGGCCAAAACAGTCAATCAAGTTAACAAGGTGTCCGAAGGCACTGCCAAGGGCAAGGGCTTGCCAGGGAAGCATTAGAAAATATAGAGTGTCCTACGAATGGAGTTGCCCCAACCACAAAACCAAAGCCTTACAGCAATCCACGCAACCGTCCAAAGTACGCTGAAGGACAAGTTGAGAAAGTTTGGGAGAATGCGAAGCAGGCCGATGGCAAAGTGTATGATCCAAATACAGGTGCAGAGTTGACGTGGGATCCGACGAAGCCAAGAACTCGACAGTGGGATATGGGACACAAGCCCGGTAAGAAATACGCCGATCTCCACAAAGACTACATGGATGGCAAGATCACGAAGGAAGAGTTCCTTCGGGAATACCGAGACCCCAACAAATATTGGCCGGAAGATTGGCTTGAAAACCAAAGCCACAAATGGGAGTGATGCGGATGGTTGATTTTTTTCAAGCTGTGCGGCGAGATGGGCATGGAGCTTTGTCCTCGCTTAATGAACTCGATGACGTAAACATCAGGAATGATGATGGCGAAAACCTCTTGCATGTTGCAATTGCCTACTCGAATGTCGATGCTGCCGTTGACCTTATCCAGCGAGGAGTTGATGTCAACGCTCAGGATCGAAAGGGAGCAACGCCGCTGCATTACGCTGGTGCCCACCAGAATGCGATGGTTGCTCAGCAAATACTCGACCACGGTGGTGATTTCGGGGTTGTGGACGAGCATGGGAATACGCCACTTTGGACGGCCGTGTTCAACGCAAGAGGCAAATACGATGTCGTGAATGTGCTGTTAGCGAAAGGTGCGGCAAAAACCGCACACCAAAAGAATAGACATGGGCGATCACCAATCGACTTCGCCACGCAGATTGGTGACACGGAATTGGTGAAGCTGATGGAAAACAACTCCTGAGTCACTACGTCAGAACACTCGGCTTCTGCATCACGATCTTCGCAGGCTCTGCCGGTTTGAACGGTTGCAGCTTGTCCGGTTGAGCAGGCTTCCACGGCTTGCGGTGTTGTCTCTTGTCGGGCGGTACGCCTGACGTCGGCGGCTTGGGCTTTTTGCTCAAGCCCTTGTTGACCGCTGAATCCTCGGCAACGGGTTCATCTTCGACAGCCCGATGACGGCATTCTTGTCGTTGAGCCAAAGCCCTTCGCATTGCCGCCGCTGTCGCTCTGCCAGCCATTCGTGAAACGTCTTCATGCCTGGTATCTACGCGCGGGCTGGCCCTTTCCCGTGCGTACGTGAGCGATTGGGATGGGCACAAAGAAAAAGAACCGGGCGAAGCCGATGCAGGGGCCAAGGCGACCACCTTTCGCACCAGCTTTTTTTTCCTTCGATTGATGCAATGTTCTTTTGGTTACAGCCTTCGGCAGGTGGTACTGCCCAATGGAACCTCTCTGTGTGCCACGGTGCCTCTGGCCCGTGTCTTTGCTGCACCAGTTACACCGTCTACCAGTACGACCATCGCAACCGCCTGGTCAGCGTGACCGACTTTAATGCTTCGGATGTCAAGCATCAGCAGGTAGCTTATACGTACGACCTGTTCAAACGACTAATTGGCCGAGAGCTCGACGACAGCGGCGAATGTCGATCAGCTTCTGGCCGACGAGAACGACGGGTCTGGCTGCGGTTTCGATTCCTAGAAGCTTACGCCTGGTAGAAGAAGTTGGGCATGTCCCTGCTTCCCAGACACGGGCCAGAGGCACCGTGGCACTCCGAGAGGTTTCATTAGGCAGCGCCACCCGCCGCAGACATCAATAAGATTGTGAAAAATGGTATAACCTTCCGGAAGCTTTGCAATTCTTTCCATCCATGCCCACTTTCCGCAATTTGTGGCTTATTGCACATGTTCCTTGAACCCTTAGAAAAATACCACGCTCTCCCTAGAGTGCTCACAGCCAATGACTCACTGTTCCGCGAACAAGCCCGAGCCAACTGGGCCAGGTTTGTTAAGCGGCTCCGAAAACCTAGAAGGCTCGATGACCACTTTTTTCTGATCGTAGAGATCGACTCGCAGATCATCTACTTGGATCAGGTTAGCTGGTTCAATTCTAAACTTGCCGGGCGTGATGCCTTGGAGCAAGTATATCGCTCCTTTCCCGAGGAATATGCCAGAGAGAACGTTATCGATTTCGGCTACCTCGAGAATGGCTTAGTCAAGGAAAGTCATTGGCTCACGGCCGTTTATTTTTCGAAGTACGATCCGGATGACATTTGTGACGATTTCGTGTTACCGGCTCAAATGGAACTGCCGTCAGAGCTCTACGAGCATTACCTAGCCATCGCGCAGCACGACCCATCGGCAATCGAACGAATGGGACAGTTTTCGCTTGCCGAAATACATAGCGTGCCGTTTAGAATGACCCATTACTACCTGGACGAGTTTTGCCCTTTGGGATATGCCGTGGCTTGTGAGAATATTGCCTACGTTACTGCAGCTCACGGCCAGGTTCAATTTGCTGACTGCAGGTCGTACTTAGACCTGGGCCTCTCCCACCTCGCTATGATTTATGGGAGCTGTGCCATGCTGCAGTCCGTGCTTGCCGGCGGGGGCGTGATCAACGATCTTAACGAGGATGGTTACACCCCCCTCGAATTTGCTGTGGGGCATCGGAAACTTGAGCATGTAGACTGCTTGCTTTCCCATGGCGCCGATCCAAATTTTGGAATCGCACCCTCTGTAGCTGAAGTGGAGCATGCCGTAACACTTAAGGAGATGACACCGTCCATGTATCAGCGTCTGAGAGACGCAGGGACACGATTTGATCTTCGCGAAAACCACTACCTTTGGACTCCTTTGCACTACAATGCAAAGCGGTTTCGGCGCGATACGTTCATTCAAATGGTGAGGGATGGCCTCAATCCATACGCGGAAGATTACGAAGGAGAAACTCCGTTTGACAAATTGAGGAAAGATGTTCCCGAGGAAATCTTCCAAGAAGTTTACCGCAGTTGCCTGGGCTAGTTGCTCCTTGGATGTATGAACAACGCCGGGTGCCCCGGGCATCTTGCCCGGGCCTAGCTACGGTTTCGATTCCTAGAAGCTTACGCCTAGTGAAAGAAGTTGGCCATCTCCCTGCTTCGCCAACACACGGGCCAGAGGCACCGTGGCACACCGAGAAGTTTCCTTGGCAGCCAGTGCCAGCTGCCCGAATTCTATGAAGCGGGAGAAGCCTATCACAAAGCCGTTGAGAGAAAACTACAAATCAATCAAGATCGATTTGAGAGGATCATGGAAATCCAAAATGGGGGACCGGTTCCGAATAATGCAGGAGGTCGCAAATGATAACCAAGAAATTGGCAACTAAAGATCGGGATGAATGTTCTGTTCTCTTGCCTATTAGAATAAATGATCGATGGGGCTACATTGCTCCTGACGGAACGTTAGTGATCGAGCCTCAGTACGACTCGACCGGGGCATGCCTCGAAGGTCAGCCGTATGCAGTGCAAGGAAACGAAATCCTTATTTTATCACACGAGGGTAACGTTAAAGCGCGTGTTGAAGACAGCTGGGCGATGCACTCATTTCAATCCGGCCTTCTCGAGATCGAACGAGATGGAATGTCAGGGTTTTGCAACAATCGAGGCCAGATTGTCATTGAACCACAGTATGAGTTTGTTAGTTCTTTTACGGCACACGGTTGTAGTGTCTGCTGCTCCTGGCCATCGAGCGATCGTTGGTATCGCATTCAACCCAACGGTGAACGATTCAATGACCTTGAGTATCGTCTGCTTCGCCCGATACTTCGTCATGAAAACGCTGCTGGTGCAAAACTTATAGAGCTCGATCGTTTTGTCATTGTTAATGGGACAGGCCAACCGCTAGCAATGACCCAATATGCCGATGTACGCAGTTTTTCTGAGGGGCTAGTTCCGGTTCGATTTGCAACTGGCTCACAGAAAATGGGGTGGATTGACGATGACTTGAATGTAGCAATGCCAGGTAAATTTGATGATCTCGGCGATTATTTTTCCGATGGTGCGATTCCTGCATGCGAAGCGGGGCTTTGGGGGCTAGTAGATCGCGACGGCGTATGGCTCGTCAAACCAAGTTTCCGATTCATCGGAAACGGAGGCAAGGGGTTCTGGCCTGCTGCCATTGATAAGCAAACCGTGGGAGATCTCGGCGAACCAGTCAACTCTGTAATGACTGTCATCGATCGAAAAGGCGAGATAATGACGGAGCCACGCTTTTCTCTAGTTTACATCTATGACTGGGAGATAGCACGATTCTCTTTACCCCGGCCAGCGAGTAGTTCTCTCAGAGCCTCAAAACATTTCGGATATATAAATGGCAACGG comes from the Bremerella cremea genome and includes:
- a CDS encoding HNH/ENDO VII family nuclease codes for the protein MYDPNTGAELTWDPTKPRTRQWDMGHKPGKKYADLHKDYMDGKITKEEFLREYRDPNKYWPEDWLENQSHKWE
- a CDS encoding ankyrin repeat domain-containing protein, producing MVDFFQAVRRDGHGALSSLNELDDVNIRNDDGENLLHVAIAYSNVDAAVDLIQRGVDVNAQDRKGATPLHYAGAHQNAMVAQQILDHGGDFGVVDEHGNTPLWTAVFNARGKYDVVNVLLAKGAAKTAHQKNRHGRSPIDFATQIGDTELVKLMENNS
- a CDS encoding ankyrin repeat domain-containing protein; its protein translation is MFLEPLEKYHALPRVLTANDSLFREQARANWARFVKRLRKPRRLDDHFFLIVEIDSQIIYLDQVSWFNSKLAGRDALEQVYRSFPEEYARENVIDFGYLENGLVKESHWLTAVYFSKYDPDDICDDFVLPAQMELPSELYEHYLAIAQHDPSAIERMGQFSLAEIHSVPFRMTHYYLDEFCPLGYAVACENIAYVTAAHGQVQFADCRSYLDLGLSHLAMIYGSCAMLQSVLAGGGVINDLNEDGYTPLEFAVGHRKLEHVDCLLSHGADPNFGIAPSVAEVEHAVTLKEMTPSMYQRLRDAGTRFDLRENHYLWTPLHYNAKRFRRDTFIQMVRDGLNPYAEDYEGETPFDKLRKDVPEEIFQEVYRSCLG
- a CDS encoding WG repeat-containing protein — translated: MITKKLATKDRDECSVLLPIRINDRWGYIAPDGTLVIEPQYDSTGACLEGQPYAVQGNEILILSHEGNVKARVEDSWAMHSFQSGLLEIERDGMSGFCNNRGQIVIEPQYEFVSSFTAHGCSVCCSWPSSDRWYRIQPNGERFNDLEYRLLRPILRHENAAGAKLIELDRFVIVNGTGQPLAMTQYADVRSFSEGLVPVRFATGSQKMGWIDDDLNVAMPGKFDDLGDYFSDGAIPACEAGLWGLVDRDGVWLVKPSFRFIGNGGKGFWPAAIDKQTVGDLGEPVNSVMTVIDRKGEIMTEPRFSLVYIYDWEIARFSLPRPASSSLRASKHFGYINGNGETIWTEGH